One genomic region from Nymphaea colorata isolate Beijing-Zhang1983 chromosome 10, ASM883128v2, whole genome shotgun sequence encodes:
- the LOC116261810 gene encoding receptor like protein 26-like, with amino-acid sequence MGSGDSVAASLLRARFLLVLALGFFITLPVQVSALCLSNQSSALLEFKRTLALIPQPDDIGSWRNGTDCCSWSGVTCNSSTGFVISLQLSGAGRMWPNFSNFSASLFDLRHLRFLELSNIPFKGSIPSRLGELTELAHLNLSNGGFTGQIPSQLSQMTSLVSLDLSTSYFSSQSLKLGEAGFIHLLKNLDQLTDLRLDGTNISMSGAECSSVLASSLPKLQTLSLSRCSISGPMNKSIIGIKSLGHLELRFNEMWKIPDFFINLTSLHYLGLSSCSLGGIFPDGIFRLPYLQHLDISNNPNLSGSFPKILPVSGSLLTLILSSTNLGGTISNSIGNLTELRILKMSSCNFTGSIPSLLSNLTRLQIIDMSFNGFTGQLPSLSASTITDIDLSTNRLSGPIPESFSELQGLTTLKLGDNLLIDPIPSGLLNLPSLKTVALSNNKLTGSLSQFTNPSSLLEILDLINNSLSGEIPSSITSLSQLKAVGLSFNNFSGTVDISLFMGMKNLSQLDLSENRLTVALDVPRRSQDEMAQLTYLQLVSCNIRKFPEWIRNQRMLTLLDLANNNLSGSLPSWLWGMSSLQHLNLSHNMLTILEEPMAFGNSTSSLVVLDLHSNLLGPDLPPFPPNAIFLDFSSNRYVSNIPSNINSTFLRYLSISNSNITGSIPESLCNSEMLMVLDLSSNSLVGSIPHCLTSCSELFALDLGKNQLSGPIPDVFGSSVCSLMILNLNSNRLRGSVPESLSMCRNLKVLDLSNNQLTGEFPSWLGGLTKLQLLSLRSNHFYGSVVRPLFENPFPSLQIIDVSSNNLSGTLQPGLFRILRAMMEKRGPNDRTAKLMGVEVFSNAKYENRVTMTIKGSNFQMDKMLDLLAIMDLSSNRFSGEIPNEIGTLEGLVVLNMSNNELVGPIPQPVANLLQLESLDLSRNNLSGNIPVALLRLTFLSVLNLSFNSLQGKIPEGNQFSTFDARFFEGNAGLCGPPLTRKCTDTRPIDFTGDRKIDFKPLYIAAESGFIVGLACVLMPLFLVGRVRRWWYGLVDNFINGS; translated from the coding sequence ATGGGATCTGGAGATTCTGTGGCAGCATCGCTCCTAAGGGCGCGTTTCCTGTTGGTGCTGGCCCTGGGCTTCTTCATCACGTTGCCAGTCCAAGTCTCCGCTCTCTGCCTCTCGAACCAGAGCTCGGCGCTGCTCGAGTTCAAGCGGACCCTCGCCCTGATCCCTCAGCCCGATGACATCGGCTCATGGAGAAACGGCACCGATTGCTGCTCCTGGTCTGGCGTCACCTGCAATTCCTCGACTGGCTTCGTCATCTCCCTCCAGCTTAGCGGCGCAGGCCGGATGTGGCCCAACTTCAGCAATTTCAGCGCTTCCCTGTTTGACCTTCGACACTTGCGCTTCCTTGAACTCAGCAATATCCCGTTCAAAGGGTCGATTCCTTCCAGGTTGGGGGAGCTCACCGAGCTCGCCCATCTCAACCTCTCCAACGGCGGCTTCACCGGCCAGATTCCCTCACAGCTTTCTCAGATGACCTCGCTGGTGTCCCTCGATCTCTCTACCTCCTACTTCAGTTCCCAATCTCTGAAGCTTGGGGAGGCTGGTTTCATTCATCTCCTGAAGAATCTCGACCAATTGACAGATCTCCGACTCGATGGCACCAACATCTCCATGAGTGGCGCCGAATGCAGCTCTGTCCTTGCGTCATCGCTACCAAAACTCCAAACCCTCAGTCTCTCCAGGTGCTCAATCTCCGGACCTATGAACAAGTCGATTATAGGCATCAAATCGCTCGGTCACCTTGAACTGCGTTTCAACGAAATGTGGAAGATCCCGGACTTCTTCATCAATCTCACGTCATTGCATTATCTGGGGTTGAGTTCATGTTCTCTGGGGGGCATCTTCCCTGACGGCATTTTCAGGCTGCCTTACTTGCAGCACCTTGACATCAGCAACAACCCGAATCTGAGCGGCTCTTTCCCGAAAATTCTTCCCGTGAGTGGCAGCCTTCTGACTCTCATCCTTTCTTCCACGAATCTGGGCGGAACGATCTCAAATTCGATTGGAAACCTCACCGAGCTGAGGATATTGAAGATGAGCAGCTGCAATTTCACGGGCTCGATTCCTTCGTTACTCTCCAACCTCACCCGGTTGCAGATCATAGACATGTCGTTCAACGGTTTCACCGGCCAGCTTCCGTCACTCTCTGCAAGCACAATCACGGACATCGATCTGTCTACGAATCGTTTGTCAGGACCTATACCTGAGTCCTTCAGTGAGCTGCAGGGCCTGACGACACTCAAGCTCGGCGACAACCTCCTGATCGATCCCATCCCCTCAGGCCTTCTCAATCTTCCTTCTCTGAAGACGGTGGCCCTTAGCAATAATAAGTTGACAGGTTCTCTCTCCCAATTCACCAATCCATCCTCTTTGTTGGAGATTCTTGACCTCATCAACAATTCCCTTAGCGGCGAGATACCATCTAGTATCACCTCCTTGTCTCAACTCAAGGCTGTCGGGCTATCCTTCAACAATTTCAGTGGTACAGTCGACATCTCTCTCTTCATGGGGATGAAGAACCTTTCCCAGTTGGATCTTTCTGAAAACAGGCTAACTGTAGCACTCGACGTTCCTCGTCGTAGTCAGGACGAAATGGCTCAACTCACCTATCTGCAGTTGGTGTCGTGCAATATTCGCAAATTTCCTGAATGGATCCGTAATCAAAGGATGCTCACCTTACTTGACCTTGCCAACAACAATCTAAGTGGGTCGCTACCATCATGGCTCTGGGGTATGTCTAGCCTCCAGCATCTGAATCTATCTCACAACATGCTAACCATTTTGGAGGAGCCGATGGCTTTTGGCAACAGCACATCGTCCTTAGTCGTTCTGGATTTGCATTCCAACTTGTTGGGCCCTGATCTTCCTCCATTCCCTCCCAACGCGATCTTCTTGGATTTCTCATCCAATAGGTACGTCTCAAACATCCCTTCGAACATTAACTCAACCTTCCTTCGCTACCTGTCTATCTCCAACAGTAACATCACTGGCTCGATCCCGGAATCACTCTGCAATTCAGAGATGCTCATGGTTCTCGACCTCTCCAGTAATAGTTTGGTGGGTTCAATACCCCACTGCCTTACAAGCTGCAGCGAGTTGTTCGCACTGGACCTGGGCAAAAACCAACTGAGCGGCCCAATCCCTGACGTGTTTGGCAGCAGCGTTTGCAGTTTAATGATCCTTAACTTGAACAGCAATCGGCTACGTGGGAGTGTGCCGGAATCTTTGTCTATGTGCCGTAACTTGAAGGTTTTGGATTTAAGTAATAACCAGTTGACTGGTGAATTTCCCTCCTGGTTAGGAGGCTTGACTAAGTTACAGCTGTTGTCCTTGCGCTCAAACCATTTTTATGGTTCAGTTGTGCGTCCTCTCTTCGAGAACCCGTTCCCCTCGCTGCAGATCATCGATGTCTCTTCTAACAACTTGAGCGGGACACTTCAGCCTGGCCTGTTTCGAATTCTGAGAGCTATGATGGAGAAGAGAGGACCAAATGATCGTACTGCTAAACTTATGGGCGTCGAGGTTTTTAGTAATGCCAAATATGAAAACAGAGTTACCATGACAATCAAAGGATCAAATTTCCAGATGGATAAAATGCTCGACCTACTGGCCATCATGGATCTGTCAAGCAATCGTTTCTCAGGTGAAATTCCAAATGAGATTGGGACACTTGAGGGCCTTGTTGTACTAAACATGTCAAACAATGAACTGGTTGGTCCAATACCACAGCCTGTGGCGAATTTGCTTCAGCTTGAATCCTTGGATCTGTCCCGCAACAACCTGTCTGGAAACATTCCGGTCGCTCTCTTGAGACTCACATTTCTTTCAGTGTTGAATTTGTCATTCAATAGTCTCCAAGGAAAAATACCGGAGGGCAACCAGTTCTCAACATTTGATGCCCGGTTCTTTGAGGGAAATGCTGGACTCTGTGGGCCACCATTAACACGCAAATGCACAGATACCCGTCCTATTGATTTCACCGGCGACCGGAAAATTGATTTTAAGCCGTTATACATAGCAGCAGAGTCGGGTTTCATCGTCGGTCTCGCCTGCGTCCTTATGCCTCTCTTTCTTGTGGGGAGGGTGAGAAGGTGGTGGTATGGTCTTGTAGACAATTTCATTAATGGCTCTTAA